One part of the Sporosarcina ureae genome encodes these proteins:
- the pyrR gene encoding bifunctional pyr operon transcriptional regulator/uracil phosphoribosyltransferase PyrR has product MAEKAAILDEQAMTRAITRIAHEIIEKNRGIDQCILVGIKTRGAILAKRLADKIELIEGKPIKKGELDITLYRDDLQLKNAQGEAFVQQVNIEHDVANQKVILVDDVLYTGRTVRAALDAIMDLGRPSSIQLAVLVDRGHRELPIRPDFVGKNIPTSNEERVVVSMIETDATDGVTIHTRTL; this is encoded by the coding sequence ATGGCGGAAAAAGCAGCAATACTCGATGAGCAAGCCATGACTCGGGCGATCACACGTATTGCACATGAAATTATTGAAAAGAACCGTGGCATTGATCAATGTATATTAGTAGGCATTAAGACAAGAGGTGCCATCTTGGCTAAGCGCTTAGCCGATAAAATTGAATTAATTGAAGGAAAACCAATTAAAAAGGGTGAATTGGATATCACATTGTATAGAGATGATCTTCAATTGAAGAATGCCCAAGGAGAAGCATTTGTTCAACAAGTAAATATAGAGCACGATGTGGCCAATCAAAAAGTCATCCTAGTTGATGATGTTCTCTACACAGGAAGAACAGTCCGAGCAGCATTAGATGCGATAATGGACTTAGGAAGACCTTCTTCCATACAGCTGGCGGTACTAGTAGACCGTGGTCATCGGGAACTACCGATTCGACCGGACTTTGTCGGAAAAAACATTCCAACTTCAAATGAAGAACGAGTCGTAGTCAGTATGATCGAAACAGATGCAACGGATGGAGTCACTATTCACACACGTACATTATAA
- a CDS encoding uracil-xanthine permease family protein produces MSVKVLDVHEKPQPVRWLALSLQHMFAMFGATILVPQLVGLSPAIALLTSGIATIVFIIVTKFQVPAYLGSSFAFIVPIQMATQSGGIGSAMIGSMFVALVYAIISLLIYKTGYNWIMKLLPPIVVGPVIMVIGLAIAPTAISMASTINVDGVDVYSGLHFSAALVTLASAVFCLMFFKGIISLMPVLIGIMVGYIYSAFIGILDFSKVVEAKWFAVPEMLIPGIDYEFVVTPTLLIIMVPIAIVTISEHIGHQLVLGKVVDRNYIESPGLHRSLLGDGLGTLLSGLVGGPPKTTYGENIGVLAITRVYSVYVIMGAAVFAILFSFIGKIMALIATIPTAVLGGISILLFGIIASSGMRMLIDHKIDFDNQRNLVIASIILVIGIGGATINISETFQVGGMALAAIVGVLLNLVLPGKTNDTLMDEEE; encoded by the coding sequence ATGAGCGTAAAAGTATTGGATGTACATGAAAAGCCGCAACCGGTGCGCTGGCTTGCATTAAGTTTACAGCATATGTTCGCAATGTTTGGCGCGACAATCTTAGTACCGCAACTAGTAGGTTTAAGTCCTGCTATTGCACTATTAACTAGTGGAATTGCAACTATCGTATTTATTATCGTAACGAAGTTTCAAGTGCCCGCATATCTAGGCTCTTCATTTGCCTTTATTGTTCCGATACAGATGGCGACTCAATCAGGCGGTATAGGCAGTGCGATGATTGGTAGCATGTTCGTTGCGCTAGTCTATGCCATTATATCGTTACTGATTTACAAGACAGGTTATAACTGGATTATGAAGTTATTACCGCCAATCGTAGTTGGTCCAGTCATCATGGTAATTGGATTGGCAATTGCACCAACAGCTATTAGTATGGCAAGCACGATTAATGTGGATGGAGTAGACGTTTATAGTGGTTTGCACTTTTCAGCAGCTCTAGTCACACTTGCTTCTGCAGTGTTCTGCCTGATGTTCTTTAAAGGAATTATCAGCTTGATGCCAGTACTAATCGGTATTATGGTCGGGTATATCTACTCTGCCTTCATCGGCATACTGGATTTCAGCAAAGTAGTAGAAGCGAAATGGTTTGCGGTACCGGAGATGCTCATTCCAGGTATTGACTATGAATTTGTCGTAACGCCAACGCTATTGATCATCATGGTGCCAATCGCGATTGTAACGATCTCTGAGCATATTGGTCACCAGCTTGTACTCGGCAAAGTAGTAGATCGGAATTACATCGAAAGTCCGGGATTGCATAGGTCATTGCTTGGTGATGGACTAGGTACTTTACTGAGTGGATTGGTCGGAGGACCACCTAAAACTACATACGGAGAGAATATCGGTGTACTAGCTATTACACGCGTTTACAGTGTGTATGTCATCATGGGGGCCGCCGTATTTGCGATACTCTTCTCTTTCATAGGTAAAATAATGGCGTTAATTGCTACGATTCCTACAGCGGTACTTGGTGGTATATCGATTCTATTGTTCGGTATCATCGCTTCATCAGGGATGCGGATGCTCATCGACCACAAAATCGACTTTGATAATCAACGAAATCTAGTCATCGCATCCATCATTTTGGTCATCGGAATAGGTGGAGCGACTATCAATATAAGCGAGACATTCCAAGTCGGAGGTATGGCACTGGCAGCAATTGTCGGAGTGCTGCTGAATCTAGTATTGCCAGGTAAAACGAATGATACCTTGATGGATGAAGAAGAATAG
- a CDS encoding aspartate carbamoyltransferase catalytic subunit has translation MEHLVSMKDLTVEEIMLILDRAAIFKRLGFRELPGTYTVCNLFFEPSTRTKTSFEMAERKVGAQIIPFETSFSSTLKGETLYDTIRTLEAIGLDALVIRHPADGFYEELIKRTNVAIINAGDGSGQHPTQSLLDIFTIQEEFGQFEGLKVLIAGDIAHSRVARSNAEALRKLGADVTFLCPPEWAGEFDSVDNWDEVIETSDVVMLLRVQHERHNTEMAYTKAAYHEQYGLTIERAARMKKGAIIMHPAPVNRDVEIADCLIESPQSRIFKQVENGVYIRAAVLELILKGRK, from the coding sequence ATGGAACATTTAGTTTCAATGAAAGACCTGACAGTGGAAGAAATCATGCTCATACTCGATAGGGCAGCGATTTTCAAGCGGCTGGGATTCCGGGAATTGCCTGGAACTTATACCGTCTGCAACTTGTTTTTTGAACCTAGTACAAGAACAAAAACGAGTTTTGAAATGGCAGAGCGTAAAGTAGGCGCGCAAATTATCCCCTTTGAGACGAGTTTCTCTAGTACGTTAAAGGGAGAAACACTATATGATACGATTAGGACGTTGGAAGCAATAGGTTTGGATGCACTAGTTATACGACATCCAGCCGATGGTTTCTATGAAGAGCTAATAAAACGAACGAATGTTGCAATCATTAATGCAGGAGATGGATCCGGTCAACATCCCACACAATCCTTGCTCGACATCTTCACGATTCAAGAAGAGTTCGGTCAATTTGAAGGGTTAAAAGTATTGATTGCAGGAGACATCGCCCATAGTCGAGTAGCACGTTCGAACGCAGAAGCTTTGCGCAAGTTAGGAGCCGACGTCACGTTCCTTTGCCCGCCGGAATGGGCAGGAGAATTCGATAGCGTCGACAACTGGGATGAGGTTATTGAAACAAGTGATGTGGTCATGCTTCTCCGAGTACAGCACGAACGTCATAATACAGAGATGGCGTATACGAAAGCCGCTTATCATGAACAATATGGTCTTACGATTGAACGGGCGGCCAGAATGAAAAAAGGTGCGATCATCATGCATCCTGCTCCAGTGAACCGAGATGTAGAAATAGCAGACTGTTTAATAGAAAGTCCACAGTCGAGAATTTTTAAACAGGTAGAAAACGGCGTCTATATTCGGGCTGCTGTTCTAGAACTTATATTGAAGGGGCGGAAGTAA